The Coffea arabica cultivar ET-39 chromosome 10e, Coffea Arabica ET-39 HiFi, whole genome shotgun sequence region GTTCTACCGGGTGTTCAAGGAACTCGGGTTGGAGGACGGACAGCTCACCCCGGTTCGGACACCCCTGGTGGGCTTCACCGGACCGCCCATCACTCCGGAGGGGATGATCATCCTGATGGTCACGGTAGGGCAGGCGCCCAAGTGCCGGACCATCCCCGTCAACTTCGTGGTGGTCAAGCAACCATCCCCATATAACGTGTTCTTGGGACGGCCCGCCTTAAATGCCCTCCGGGCTATCCCCTCGTCTCTCCACCTCAGCGTCAAATTTTCCACACCGGGAGGAATAGCTGAGGTGCATGGAGATCCAGAGGTGGCCCGAACTTGCTACTTGGTCGTGCTCCGGGGACACGAGAAGGTGGTCGCCCAGGCAACCAGCTTGGAATCTTACATCCAGGGGGAGGAGGCCCGGCAGTTGGGCACCCAGGACGAGATCGAGGAGTTCCCCTTGAGAGAGGACAGACCCGACCAGGTCCTCCGCATCGGGGCACCGTTGCCTTCCGAGGAGAAGGACATGCAGTGAGGACATGCCCGGGATTCTAACTGATCTGGCCGTCCACCACCTCAACGTGGATCATCGCTTCAAGCCAGTGAAGTAGAAGAAGAGAAGTTTCACCCCCGAGAGGAATGAGGTGATCAGGAAGGAGGTTGGCAAGCTGCTGGAATCCAGAATCATCATGGAGGTGTACTACCCGACCTGGTAAAAAAGGAGGACCAGTCCTGGAGGATGTGCATGGACTTTACAGATCTCAATAAAGCCTGCCCGAAGGACTGTTTTCCCTTGCCCCGGATCGACAGGTTAGTGGACTCTACTGTTGGTTTTGACGTTTTGTGTTTTCTGGATGCTTTCAAGGGATACCACCAGATAGAGATGGCCGAGGAGGACCAGGAGAAGACCACTTTCGTCACCGAGGAGGGAACTTACTGCTACCGGACCATGCCGTTCGGGCTAAAGAATGCCGGAGCTACCTACCAACGTCTGGTCAACAAACTGTTGCAGCATCAGATCGGCAAGAgtatggaggtctacgtggatgacataaTCGTCAAGAGCCGAACTGATCAGCAGCTCGTTCCCGCCCTACGGGAAATTCTGAACATTCTATCGAAGAGCCGGATGTGATTGAACCCGAAGAAATGCACCTTCGGGGTTAGGTCGGGAAAGTTCCTGGATTTCCTGGTCTCTAGAGAAGGAATCCGGGCCAACCCGGACAAGTTCCAGGCCATCATGGACATGGCCCCCCCAAGGAGCGTCAAGGAGGTCCAACGGCTCGCGGGAAGAGGCCGCCCTTAACAGGTTCCTCTCGAGCTCCGCGGTGAGAGGGTTATACTTCTTCCGGATCCTGAAAGTGCCAAAGGATTTTCAATGGATGGAGGAATGCCAGAAAGCCTTCACCGACCTAAAAGCATACTTGGCCGAGCTACCTACTCTGACTGCCCCGGAGCAGGGAGAGACCCTGCTCCTATACTTGTCTGCTTGCAACGAGGCCGTGAGCGCGGTCTTGGTGCGGGAGGACAGGGAAGCTCAAAGGCCAATATATTACGTTAGCCGAGCTTTACAAGGGTCGGAGACGAGGTACACGCCGGCGGAAAAATTGGTTCTCGCCTTGGTACACGCCGTCCGCAAACTCCGACCTTACTTTCAGGCCCACAGCATCACCGTCCTGACGGATCAACCCTTACGGCAGATCCTCACAAAACCCGAGGTCTCGGGCAGAATGACCAAATGGACCGTCGAACTGGCCGAGCACGACATCGGCTACCAACCTCGCGCCGCCATCAAAACTCAGGCCCTGGCATACTTTCTCGCCGAGGGAGCCAGTCTGTCCGTGACCGAGCCGATCTCTGTGCCCGAGGAGGCCCGGTCGGAGGAGCCATGGGTGCTATTCGTCGACGGGGCCTCAAGTAAGGAGGGGAGCGGGGCCGGCCTGCTGCTCATCTCGCCCACCGGGGAGGAGCTGACCTACGCACTCAGGTTTGACTTCCCGGCGTCCAACAATGAAGCTGAATATGAGGCCCTACTGACAGGATTGCGGATAGCCCACCAAATGGGTATAACCGCAATCAGGGTCCGAAGTGACTCTCAACTAGTAGTCTACCAAGTCCGCGGGGAGTACGAGGCCAAGGAGGATGTCATGAAAAAATACTTGGCTAAGGTGCAGGAGGCGATAAAATTGTTCGACATTTTCGAGATTGAGCGGGTGCCGAGGTCACAGAACAAACGGGCGGACGCCCTGTTGAAGCTGGCGTCCTCCTCGTTTGCCCACCTGAGCAAGGAAGtcttggtggaggtagtcaagCAAAAAAGTATCGACCAGGTCCAAGTCTCGGCCATAGACAGCCTGGCCACTTGGATGACTCCTCTGGTGGACTTCCTCAGCTCGGGTGTCCTCCCCAAGGATAAAACCGAGGCCCGCCGACTCCAGCTACGAGCTGCTAAGTACGCCTACGCTGGGGGGACCCTCTACAGGAGGTCATATTTGTCTCCCTGGCTAAAGTGCGTAACTCCCGGGAGGGCGACTATATCCTCCGAGAAGTGCACGAAGGCCTGTGCGCGGCACACGTAGGGTCCCGAGTGTTTGCCAAAAAATGCTTGTTCCTAGGCTACTACTGGCCCTCGGTGTTCCGGGATGCCGCAGCTCTTGTTCAGAAATGCCGAGCCTGCCAGGTGCACGCCCCGCTGCGCCACCAACCCACTCGAGAGATGGTCCCCATCCACAGTCCTTGGCCCTTTGCCCAGTGAGGGATAGACCTCCTGGGTCCCTTCCCCCGAGCTCTGGGAAGGTACGAACACCTCGTGGTGGCCATCGACTATTTCACGAAATAGATGGAGGCCGAACCCCTGGCCACTATCTCCGGAAGGGCAATCCAGAAGTTCTTCTGGAAGAACATAGTCTGCCGCTTCGGGATCCCGCATGTCTTGATATCCGATAACGGGCGACAGTTGACCGAAAATCCCTTCAAAAGCTGGTGCGCCGAGCTCGGGATTAGCTAGCACTTCACCTCGGTCGGACACCCCCAGGCCAACGGTCAGGTGGAGAATGTTAACCGAACCATTCTGCAAGGGCTAAAGACTAGGTTGGAACTATCCCAGTCTAACTGGCTAGATGAACTACCCAGCGTCCTCTGGGCTTGTCGCACTACGCCGAGGACGGCCACTCATGAGACCCCGTTTTCCCTGACTTATGGGACGGAGGCGGTGGTGCCCGCGGAGATTGGCCTCCCTTCGCCTTGAACACAAAACTTCGTTGCGACGGCCAACGAAGAGGAGCTGAGGTGCAATTTGGACCTGCTGGAGGCCAAGCGCGAGGAAGCAGCGATACGGATGGCTAAGTATAAAGGTCAGCTCGCTCGCTACCACAACGCGAAGGTGAGGAATACGCAGTACCAGCCAGGAGACCTCATCCTGAGAAAGAACTCAATCAGCCGAGCTCACAGTTCTAACAAGCTTGATCCGAACTGAGAGGGGCCATACAAAGTCTTGGAAGCAAGCCGAGCTGGCTATTGTTAGCTTGCGAAATTAGATGGAATTGAGGTACCCCGCACTTGGCATTTCTCGAACTTGCGGTTGTACGTAGGATAGACTGGGCCAGGGTATCTTACTGTATTCTTTGGAATTTTGGTAccatttcatcattaaataaatGCTCAGTTTTCACGGTTTTAAATCCCTTCTCATTATCAATGCCGTTTAACTTTTCACTTTTACACTAGCATACTCAGATAATGGCCTGAGACATCGGCggtcgacccaggaggtcggcaggATCATCTTTAAAATTGTGGCGAAATCaacgctcgacccaggaggtcggcatgaATGCTAACGGATGGAATGCCCTCCAAATCTGAGACATCggcgctcgacccaggaggtcggcgcgattatctttcaaatttttgcactcgacccaggaggtcggcggcTCAGGGACGAATTCAAATGATGAACCAAGGTAAGGCCTTTGGAGGTTGAGAATAgatgctcgacccaggaggtcggcaggACTGTCTTCAGAATCTTGCCGCTCGACCCAAGAGGTCGGCGCAGCTCAAAAGAGCCTTAAGGTCCggtgctcgacccaggaggtcggcacgccGCCCAGGTCGTTGGGATTTGGTTGTTAGTTTAGTTTGGTCACCTTGTGGGACCCCAGTTTGTCGTCCTTTGGCAAATTGGTTGTTGGCTTACAGTTAGGCGGATGCTCGACCCAAGAGGCCGGCAGGCCGTTTCAGTAAATCAGGTTTGACGTTCGATCCAGGAGGTCGGCGTATCTTAAAGCCTAGAGGTTTTGTGCCCAGCCCAGGAGGTCGGCGCGTCACTCCGGTTATTGGAATTCGATTGCTAAATCAGCCTGATGGTTTAATGGTTTGGTGTCCCTGACAACTTAGCCGTTAGCTTAAAGGGCGGTGGATGCTcgacccaagaggtcggcagGCCGCCTTGGTGGATATATTTGGTGCTCGACCGGGGAGGTTGGTGTTCCTTTTCAGTTACTAGAATTCGCCGCTAACAAGGAATTGAAGGTCAAATCAGATAGTTTCattcaaaattcatctcatatATGCATTCagaccctatctattacaaagccTACCGAGCTATACAAGGAAAGGGAAACCTAGCTATGCCTTCTTCTTGCTGGCGACCTGCTTGAGGCGGGAGCTGAAGGTACACCTTAAACATGTTGAGAGGCGTATGGTGAAGGCTATGCCTCCTTCTTGCTGGCGACCTGCCTAATGCTGGAGTTGAAGGTACACATTAACCATGTTGAGAGGCGTATGTAGAAGGCTGTTAAAAAGGATCTGTGGAGATCATGAACTGCGGGGCATGGTCACATCCTTATAAGAGGATGGAAAGGGTTTCTGGAGTGACCACTACCCTAGGCCACTGGCTCCTTTCTGGAAGCCCTGCCGGGAGCTCCATCCTCCTCCAAGGGGACCTCTGCTAGCTCGGACCCCACGTCGCTCCTGTCCACCAGGTCTTTCAGGGCATGCCCCTTGCAATACCCATCGAAGAGCCAGTCCAGCTTCCCCTCGGCTGCGGGGTTGTAGTCCTTGAAGTCAGCCAAGTTGAAGCCGGGTGGGTTGAGGCTCTTCACCTGGTCCAGGGCCCGCGTGGCGGCGACCTGGAGGATGGGCTGGTTGAGGAGGGCCACGTCCTCGACAAATTGTTCGAAGGAGATGAAATCCCGAACAACTTTCTTGCGCTCCCGGCTGACGGTGCCAGAGAGCTCTATGGCGTGGTCCTCCCTCAGCTTCGTCACGCCCTTTTTCTCTTGGTCCAGCTCGGACCGGGAGGAAGCGAGCTGGACTCGGGTTTTCTCCAGCTCCTTCTCAACCTTGCCTAACTTGGCCTTAAGGGAGTCCACCTCCTTAAGAGCCTTGGAAAGCTTCTGCTCCGTCATCCCACTCTTCTTCCGCAACTTCTCCAAGTCAGGAGATAGTTCGGAGAAGCGGGTCGCCAGGGCGGCGCCGGCGGCATTGGCCTGAGGTAAGGAAGGGGAAAATCAGTACACCCCCAAGGAAAGAACAGGAACTCATGCGGCCTAAGGGGGAGGATACTTACTTAGATCTGGGCGGTGAAGTACATGTTCTGGAGCTCGGACGGGCTCGCCAGGTCCATCCACCTCCTGTCGCGCAGAAAAACCGAACCCTTGACCAGCTCGCCGGCCACCTCGGGAAACTGGGCCCGGTCGTTTATGGAAAACTTCCAGAACGGGCAGAAGTGGCGGGGATCGTGCATCGTAGGGGCCTGCCCCGGCTTCTGGGGGGGCTACGTGGCGGAAGTGCCACAAGCTCGGGGTAACGCTCTCCCGGGCGTGCTCCTCCGCGGAGTCGACCCCCAGGTGGACAGCGCCCCCCGACGTCAGCTGGAGAGGGCGCTGTGCTGAGACTTGCGTTAGCTTCTTTCCGGGTTGGGAAGGCTCGTCCTCTCGACCCCTCTTCTGTCCCGTCGCATTCTTCTTGCCGGCGACCTGCTTGGAGGGGGATTGAGATTGGGAGGCCTCCTTCTGGGGGGTTGAGCTGCCCCCAGGTGTCGCAGAGGCCTCCGGGGCCTTCTTCGCCGCCTGCGGCTGCATGGTGGGGTCGGCCTGCTCGGTTGGCACGCCCAATAGCCTGGAGAGCTTCCTCACTGCGACAAACATAACCAGGTCAGCCAAAACAGGTTAGTAGGGAAAAATACAATATATATGTAAATTCAACGAGTTACAGGGACATAGTCGGCGTTACAGGCTTCAAGGTTGGTAGGGGAGGCCACCACCTCTCCAGGGGACCCGGACAACGTCCCCATCAGCCCGGCCGCAGAGATCTGCTCGGTGGAGAACTTTGTGGCAAAGAGTTTCACCTTGGAGCTCATCAGTTGGCCGAGGGCATCGGGGTCCAGGTCCTCCGGATAGGGGTCGGAGTCGACCTCCCCGACTTTCCACACGTTTGGGGGAAAACTCGT contains the following coding sequences:
- the LOC113711400 gene encoding uncharacterized protein; translation: MEECQKAFTDLKAYLAELPTLTAPEQGETLLLYLSACNEAVSAVLVREDREAQRPIYYVSRALQGSETRYTPAEKLVLALVHAVRKLRPYFQAHSITVLTDQPLRQILTKPEVSGRMTKWTVELAEHDIGYQPRAAIKTQALAYFLAEGASLSVTEPISVPEEARSEEPWVLFVDGASSKEGSGAGLLLISPTGEELTYALRFDFPASNNEAEYEALLTGLRIAHQMGITAIRVRSDSQLVVYQVRGEYEAKEDVMKKYLAKVQEAIKLFDIFEIERVPRSQNKRADALLKLASSSFAHLSKEVLVEVVKQKSIDQVQVSAIDSLATWMTPLVDFLSSGVLPKDKTEARRLQLRAAKYAYAGGTLYRRSYLSPWLKCVTPGRATISSEKCTKACARHT